Proteins encoded in a region of the Cyanobacteria bacterium QS_8_64_29 genome:
- a CDS encoding alkyl hydroperoxide reductase: MLTLTEARSLFDARFRRNFWPAPARPQWALGQLTPDFELPDATYECRRRLADYRDRQPVVLAFARIFTARTYCPLCYPHLIELNRHYPQLQAAGAELLLVASTNAEQSRQVVRDLGLVMPLLSDPRCTSFRAYGVGQALGAPLPAQFVLDARGRLRYRHLFSFLSPNAGVERLRQALTDGGTTS, translated from the coding sequence ATGCTGACGTTGACCGAAGCGCGCAGCTTGTTCGACGCGCGCTTTCGCCGCAATTTTTGGCCCGCTCCGGCCAGGCCGCAATGGGCGCTGGGCCAGCTAACGCCGGATTTTGAGCTGCCCGATGCCACCTACGAGTGCCGGCGCCGGCTGGCCGACTACCGCGATCGCCAACCGGTCGTTCTGGCGTTCGCGCGCATTTTTACCGCCCGGACGTACTGTCCGCTCTGCTACCCTCACCTCATCGAGCTCAACCGGCACTACCCGCAGTTGCAGGCAGCTGGTGCCGAGCTGCTGCTGGTGGCCAGTACCAACGCGGAGCAGAGCCGCCAGGTCGTTCGCGATTTGGGGCTTGTCATGCCGCTGCTAAGCGATCCGCGCTGCACCAGCTTTCGCGCTTACGGCGTGGGGCAAGCGCTCGGGGCGCCCTTGCCGGCGCAATTTGTCCTCGATGCGCGCGGCCGGCTGCGCTACCGGCACTTGTTTTCGTTTCTATCCCCCAATGCGGGAGTGGAGCGACTGCGCCAGGCCCTAACGGACGGCGGCACTACAAGCTAG
- a CDS encoding molecular chaperone DnaJ → MAATDFKDYYALLGVDRNASEDEIKKAFRRLARKYHPDMNPGDKDAETRFKEINEAYEVLSNPQKRKQYDRFGQYWKRASQAGQGQGGGSPFGGGYGVDVGGFDFSQYGSFDEFIDELLGRFGGTGRSYTYRSSPRGQSGFSDFGGFGGFGDGVGTTSAPADREATLRLTFSEAFRGVQKRLKVGDEEVSVRIPPGAKPGSRIRVPGKGQAHPLSQQRGDLYLNVELQPHSVFRFEGDNLTCDVPISPDEAALGSAVSMPTPDGQVSVKVPAGVRSGQSLRLRGKGWTDAQGRRGDLFARIQIVAPKSLSATERELYQKLQAQRSYSPRSQLQQASL, encoded by the coding sequence ATGGCCGCGACTGATTTCAAGGACTATTACGCCCTGCTGGGCGTCGATCGCAACGCCAGCGAAGACGAAATCAAAAAAGCGTTTCGCCGCTTGGCTCGCAAGTACCACCCGGATATGAACCCGGGCGACAAGGACGCCGAAACGCGCTTTAAAGAAATCAACGAAGCCTACGAAGTCCTATCCAACCCGCAGAAGCGCAAGCAGTACGATCGCTTCGGCCAGTACTGGAAGCGAGCCTCGCAAGCCGGCCAAGGACAAGGTGGCGGCTCGCCCTTTGGCGGGGGCTACGGCGTCGATGTCGGAGGCTTTGATTTCAGCCAGTACGGCAGCTTTGACGAATTCATCGACGAGCTGCTCGGCCGCTTTGGCGGCACAGGTCGCAGCTACACCTACCGCAGCTCGCCGCGCGGCCAGAGCGGCTTTAGCGATTTTGGCGGTTTTGGGGGCTTTGGCGATGGCGTCGGCACTACGAGCGCGCCTGCCGATCGCGAAGCCACGCTCCGCCTGACCTTCTCCGAGGCCTTCCGCGGCGTCCAAAAGCGCCTCAAAGTGGGAGATGAAGAAGTCTCGGTCCGGATCCCGCCCGGCGCCAAACCAGGCAGCCGCATCCGCGTGCCCGGCAAGGGGCAAGCCCACCCGCTCAGCCAGCAGCGCGGCGATCTGTACTTGAACGTGGAGCTGCAGCCACACTCGGTCTTTCGGTTTGAGGGAGACAATCTGACCTGCGATGTTCCCATTTCCCCGGATGAAGCGGCGCTTGGCAGCGCCGTCAGCATGCCCACCCCCGACGGCCAAGTCTCGGTTAAAGTCCCAGCTGGCGTACGCTCCGGTCAGTCGCTGCGGTTGCGCGGCAAAGGCTGGACCGATGCCCAAGGGCGGCGCGGCGACCTGTTCGCTCGCATCCAAATTGTGGCGCCCAAGAGCCTCAGCGCCACCGAGCGCGAGCTTTACCAAAAGCTTCAGGCCCAGCGGAGCTACAGTCCGCGCAGCCAGCTGCAGCAAGCTAGCTTGTAG
- a CDS encoding glucose-1-phosphate adenylyltransferase gives MKRVLAIILGGGAGTRLYPLTKLRAKPAVPLAGKYRLIDIPVSNCLNSDIGKIYVLTQFNSASLNRHITRTYRFSGFSEGFVEVLAAQQTPENPSWFQGTADAVRKYLWLLQEWDVDEYLILSGDHLYRMDYSQFLQHHRDSGADITLSVIPVEAQQASSFGLMQIDSTGRIVAFSEKPQGEELERMQVDTTTLGLPPNQAQRQPYIASMGIYVFNRSVLEALLQQFPEQTDFGKEVIPAAAQDYRVQAYLFNGYWEDIGTIEAFYNANLALTQQPQPAFSFYDKDAPIYTRARYLPPSKMWNCEITESIVGEGCILKACQIRHSVLGICSRIEANSVIDNSLLMGADYYESHSDRQQQLDRGKIPLGIGKDTLIHGAIIDKNARIGDSVQIVNKDRVEEANRESEGFYIRNGIVVVLKNALIPSGTVI, from the coding sequence GTGAAACGCGTGTTAGCCATCATTTTGGGTGGCGGTGCCGGAACGCGCCTCTATCCGCTGACCAAGCTGCGGGCCAAGCCAGCCGTCCCGCTTGCGGGCAAGTATCGCCTGATTGACATTCCGGTCAGCAATTGCCTGAACTCCGACATTGGCAAAATCTATGTCCTGACGCAGTTCAACTCGGCCTCGCTCAATCGCCACATCACCCGAACGTATCGGTTCTCGGGGTTCTCGGAGGGCTTTGTCGAGGTCCTTGCCGCGCAGCAAACCCCCGAAAACCCCAGCTGGTTTCAGGGCACGGCCGATGCGGTCCGCAAGTACCTCTGGCTGCTGCAGGAGTGGGATGTGGATGAGTACCTGATCCTCTCAGGCGACCATCTCTACCGCATGGACTACAGTCAGTTCTTGCAGCACCACCGCGATAGTGGTGCCGACATTACGCTCTCGGTCATCCCCGTTGAGGCTCAGCAAGCCTCAAGTTTTGGCTTGATGCAAATTGACAGTACCGGGCGCATTGTGGCGTTCAGTGAGAAACCCCAAGGCGAGGAACTCGAGCGGATGCAGGTCGATACCACGACGCTGGGCCTGCCCCCCAACCAAGCCCAGCGCCAGCCCTATATCGCCTCGATGGGGATCTATGTCTTTAACAGATCGGTCCTCGAGGCGTTATTGCAGCAGTTCCCCGAGCAAACTGACTTTGGCAAGGAAGTGATTCCTGCCGCTGCGCAAGATTATCGCGTTCAAGCCTACCTGTTCAATGGTTACTGGGAAGACATCGGCACGATCGAGGCCTTCTACAACGCTAACTTAGCCCTGACCCAGCAACCGCAACCCGCGTTCAGTTTCTACGACAAGGACGCGCCCATCTACACGCGCGCTCGCTACCTACCGCCCAGCAAAATGTGGAACTGCGAAATTACCGAGTCCATTGTGGGGGAAGGTTGCATTCTCAAAGCGTGCCAAATCCGCCATTCGGTGCTGGGCATCTGCTCGCGCATCGAGGCCAACAGCGTCATCGATAACAGTTTGCTGATGGGTGCCGACTATTACGAATCCCACAGCGATCGCCAACAACAGCTCGATCGGGGCAAGATCCCGCTTGGCATCGGCAAAGACACGCTCATCCACGGTGCCATTATCGACAAAAACGCGCGCATTGGCGATAGCGTGCAAATCGTCAACAAAGACCGAGTCGAGGAAGCCAACCGCGAGAGCGAAGGATTCTACATCCGCAATGGCATCGTCGTGGTGCTCAAAAACGCACTCATTCCCAGCGGGACCGTCATCTAA
- a CDS encoding DNA recombination-mediator protein A, with amino-acid sequence MQDIDSETLTQELAAIQQTGSKRIALLGSRHVPITHQQLIEMMSYALVLGQNRLITSGATGTNAAAIDGAMRADPNLLTVILPQSLERQPEESKAQLQKVIHLVENPEQDRLSLSEASALCNSEIISRCQQLICFAFHDSHTLLKTCQEAEERRKLVTLFYFD; translated from the coding sequence ATCCAAGACATTGATAGCGAGACGCTAACCCAAGAGCTGGCCGCCATCCAGCAGACGGGGTCCAAGCGAATCGCGCTTTTGGGCTCGCGCCACGTTCCCATTACCCACCAACAGCTCATCGAAATGATGAGCTATGCCTTGGTGCTAGGGCAAAACCGCCTCATTACCTCCGGCGCCACGGGCACCAATGCAGCCGCCATTGACGGCGCCATGCGCGCCGACCCCAACCTACTGACGGTCATCCTGCCGCAAAGCCTGGAGCGGCAACCGGAAGAGTCCAAAGCGCAGCTCCAAAAAGTCATCCACCTAGTCGAGAACCCAGAGCAGGACCGCCTGTCGCTAAGCGAAGCGAGCGCCCTCTGCAACAGCGAAATTATCTCGCGCTGTCAGCAGCTGATCTGCTTTGCGTTTCACGACAGCCACACCTTGCTCAAGACCTGCCAGGAAGCTGAGGAGAGGCGCAAGCTGGTCACCCTGTTTTATTTCGATTGA